The window ATGTCCCTTCTTGCCAAAGTGCTCGACGCTTCGGAACGCGTCCTGGCGGCGGTCTGCATCCTCTCCTTCGCCGCGATGTTCGTCCTTGGCATCGCGACGGTGGTGTTCCGCTTCATCATCGAAAGCTCGCTCGCCTTTCCCGACGAACTGATCCGCTACCTGTTCGTGTGGATGATCTTCCTCGGCTCGGCCGTCGCCTTCCGGCGCAACATGCATGCCGCCATCGGCATCGTCGTCGCCCATCTGCCGGCGCTGCCGAAGCGCCTCGCCCTGCTGGTCGCGACCGCCGTCAGCGGCGTCTTCTTCGCCCTCATCTTCTGGGCCGGGATGAAGCTGACGATCCGCGTCGTGCCGCAAATCTCGCCGGCGCTGGAGGTCTCCATGGCCTGGGTCTACGGCGCCATTCCCGTCGGCATGGCCTTTCTCATCGTCTATGCGCTCGAGCTGTTTGCGCGCCAGTTGACGGCGCCGGCCGCCGATCTGACGGCGGAGGGGCAGTGATGGTTTTTCTTACCGTCTCGGGCCGCCGGGGGCCGAAACTGCTGCCGGATTCGCGGTTCACGCACTCCGGGCCCCACCCACTCTGCGTCACCACCGGGCGTCGACCCGGTGGTCCATACGACGCCAGCCCGCTGCTCCGAAAGGCCTCATGGATTGCCGTGTCAAGCACGGCAATGACGCCTGAGAGGGGGCGAGGTGGAGGACAAAGCTGGCGTGCCGAACAAGCTGATCCTCTGGCATCAGTTTGTCATTCCAAGGAAGTGAGCGACGAGAAACGGCCTAATTCGGCCAGCCGCCGGGAGCGCCTGAGATGACCACCTTTGCGCTCTTCGGCTCCCTTGTCCTTCTGATGCTGCTGCGCGTGCCGATCGCCGTCGCGCTCGGGCTCTCCGCCGTCATCGGCCTCGTCATGAGCGACATCAGCCTGGAGATCGTCGCCCAGCGGATGCTCTCCACCAACAACTCGTTCCCGCTGCTCGCCATCCCGTTCTTCATCCTCGCCGGCGAGATCATGTCGACCGGCGGCATGTCGCGGCGGCTGGTCGGCTTTGCCGGGGCGCTGGTCGGGCACCTGACCGGCGGGCTCGGCGCCGTCGCCATCCTCGGCTCCAGCTTCTTTGCCGCGCTCTCCGGCTCCAACGCGGCGACCGTTGCCGCCATCGGCGGCGTCATGAACGAGCCGATGGCCGAAAAGGGCTACCGCCCGTCCTATACCGCGGCGACCA of the Rhodobium gokarnense genome contains:
- a CDS encoding TRAP transporter small permease gives rise to the protein MSLLAKVLDASERVLAAVCILSFAAMFVLGIATVVFRFIIESSLAFPDELIRYLFVWMIFLGSAVAFRRNMHAAIGIVVAHLPALPKRLALLVATAVSGVFFALIFWAGMKLTIRVVPQISPALEVSMAWVYGAIPVGMAFLIVYALELFARQLTAPAADLTAEGQ